In Blautia sp. SC05B48, a single genomic region encodes these proteins:
- a CDS encoding DNA internalization-related competence protein ComEC/Rec2 codes for MAKRPMCLLCFLMVLSLGALELMGIPLIRGNPLPLNVQDQIKAHPGSMICGEVEQYENTEFSQSVYLKKTYLIHQSKKFPIENVRIFLKKEEDLKPGMRILVKGTLKRVEGPANPGGFDSQHFYACRHIYYFMKNAVLQKKTAVYSGYRQLLLEIKESCRQILKEAAGKDAPVFCAMTLGDKQELDPETQMRYQLAGIIHILAISGLHISILGMGLYNLLKKMGLGIWPAGIFSLGVMLQYGIMTGGSVSTMRAVTMFLIAMGARITGRIYDMMSALSVTAMMILVESPAYLLDSGFLLSFGCVLGMGLAAEKICALAGAEKKWTKALVSPIALQLVTLPVMLKFFGEVSIAGFILNLLVLPSVGVVLTGGMAALLLGILSIPAAKLVILPARVLLLFYEYLCSLAGKSGWSTWIGGEPEIWQILVYYGFLIIVLFMGQYIKEQLRKKKAVSEETELAEEQAEAGCRKLYAIRITAGIFLAVGILILGYHPAGSLKVICLDVGQGDGILVETPEDHHFLIDGGSSSQSELGRYCLLPALKSQGISWLDGIFISHTDQDHINGVKELLEYMGKGLTTIRAGYLILPAWAERPDAWRELAEAAKTAGVKVVTAGKGDELPCGKVSFSVLWPEKNATGKDVNEEAMVMELSFGDFQMLFTGDIGADTEKKLLVAGGLEDVDCLKVGHHGSRYSTTEAFLEKIKPEVAIISCSSTNTYGHPSPETVERLKAAGSQVEYTMKNGAITVETDGKKLKIGRFRKD; via the coding sequence ATGGCGAAAAGGCCGATGTGTCTTTTGTGTTTTCTTATGGTGCTGAGTCTTGGCGCACTGGAGCTTATGGGGATTCCTCTGATCAGGGGGAATCCCCTTCCGTTAAATGTGCAGGACCAGATCAAAGCGCACCCTGGTTCCATGATCTGCGGGGAGGTGGAACAGTATGAAAACACAGAATTTTCCCAGTCTGTTTATCTGAAAAAAACATATCTTATCCATCAGTCAAAAAAATTTCCAATTGAAAATGTAAGAATATTTCTCAAAAAAGAAGAAGATCTGAAACCGGGAATGCGGATCCTGGTCAAGGGAACGCTGAAAAGAGTGGAAGGTCCTGCGAATCCGGGGGGCTTTGACAGCCAACACTTTTATGCCTGTCGTCATATTTATTATTTTATGAAGAACGCTGTGCTCCAAAAGAAAACAGCAGTGTATTCCGGCTACAGGCAGCTCCTTTTGGAGATAAAAGAAAGCTGCAGACAGATTCTGAAGGAAGCTGCAGGAAAAGATGCGCCTGTTTTTTGTGCCATGACGCTTGGAGACAAACAGGAACTGGATCCGGAAACACAGATGCGCTATCAGCTGGCCGGAATCATACATATCCTTGCCATCAGCGGACTTCATATCAGTATTCTGGGAATGGGGCTTTACAACCTTCTAAAGAAGATGGGACTGGGAATCTGGCCTGCCGGGATTTTTTCTCTGGGAGTGATGCTGCAGTATGGAATCATGACCGGAGGGAGTGTTTCCACCATGCGTGCAGTAACTATGTTTTTGATCGCCATGGGAGCCAGAATCACCGGACGGATCTATGATATGATGAGTGCTCTTTCCGTAACTGCCATGATGATCCTTGTGGAATCTCCGGCCTATCTCCTGGACAGCGGATTTCTTCTGTCCTTTGGCTGTGTTCTGGGAATGGGGCTCGCTGCGGAAAAGATCTGTGCCCTTGCAGGAGCGGAGAAAAAATGGACAAAGGCACTGGTAAGTCCTATAGCTCTTCAGCTTGTGACTCTGCCGGTGATGCTGAAGTTTTTCGGAGAAGTCTCTATTGCCGGATTTATCCTGAATCTGTTGGTGCTTCCAAGTGTGGGGGTAGTGCTGACAGGAGGAATGGCGGCGCTGCTGCTGGGAATTCTCAGTATTCCTGCGGCAAAACTGGTAATCCTGCCGGCAAGGGTACTGCTGCTTTTTTATGAATATCTCTGCAGTCTGGCAGGAAAATCAGGATGGAGTACCTGGATCGGAGGGGAGCCGGAAATATGGCAGATCCTGGTATATTATGGCTTTTTGATCATAGTCCTGTTTATGGGACAGTATATAAAAGAACAGCTCCGGAAGAAAAAAGCAGTCAGTGAGGAAACGGAGCTAGCAGAGGAGCAGGCGGAAGCAGGTTGCCGGAAGCTATATGCTATCCGGATAACAGCCGGTATTTTTCTGGCAGTCGGAATCCTGATACTGGGATATCATCCAGCAGGAAGCCTGAAGGTGATCTGCCTGGATGTAGGACAAGGTGACGGTATTCTTGTGGAGACCCCGGAGGATCACCATTTTCTGATCGACGGAGGAAGCAGCAGCCAGTCGGAGCTTGGAAGATACTGCCTTTTGCCGGCATTGAAAAGTCAGGGGATTTCCTGGCTGGATGGGATTTTTATTTCCCATACAGATCAGGATCACATCAACGGTGTGAAGGAGCTTCTGGAATATATGGGAAAAGGTCTTACAACCATCCGGGCCGGATATCTGATCCTGCCTGCCTGGGCGGAAAGACCAGATGCATGGAGGGAGCTTGCAGAGGCAGCAAAAACAGCCGGAGTTAAGGTCGTGACAGCAGGAAAAGGGGATGAATTGCCTTGCGGCAAAGTATCTTTTTCTGTTCTGTGGCCGGAGAAAAATGCCACAGGAAAAGATGTGAATGAGGAAGCTATGGTGATGGAATTGTCTTTTGGAGATTTTCAGATGCTTTTTACCGGAGATATCGGTGCAGATACAGAGAAAAAGCTTCTGGTAGCCGGGGGGCTTGAGGATGTTGACTGTCTGAAGGTGGGACATCACGGTTCCCGTTATTCTACCACAGAAGCATTTCTTGAGAAAATAAAGCCGGAAGTGGCGATCATTTCCTGTTCTTCTACCAACACCTACGGACATCCGTCACCGGAAACCGTAGAGCGGCTTAAAGCGGCCGGAAGTCAGGTGGAATACACCATGAAAAACGGTGCTATTACCGTGGAAACAGATGGAAAAAAGCTTAAGATCGGAAGGTTCCGGAAGGATTGA
- a CDS encoding NAD(P)/FAD-dependent oxidoreductase, whose translation MKYDVLIVGAGPGGIFAAYELMNNDPEKKIAVFEAGHPLEKRKCPIDGKKVKSCIHCKTCAIMKGFGGAGAFSDGKYNITNQFGGTLYQHIGKDTATELMEYVDKLNLMHGGEGTKLYSTTNSEIRKLCLQNGLHLLDASVRHLGTDINYVVLQNLYEKMKDHVDFYFDASVDKVEKTEDGYAVFVGDERYEGTYCIISAGRSGSKWMETVCTELKIPTLSNRVDIGVRVELPAEVFSRLTDELYESKIVYRTEKFEDMVRTFCMNPRGVVVNENTNGIITVNGHSYEDPAKHTNNTNFALLVSKHFSEPFHDSNGYGESIARLSNMLGGGVMVQRFGDLIRGRRSTKARIEESFVTPTLSATPGDLSLVMPKRILDGIIEMIYALDKIAPGTADDDTLLYGVEVKFYNMEVEIDENLETCHKGLFVIGDCSGVTHSLSHASASGIYVARYLEQEYFNR comes from the coding sequence ATGAAATATGACGTACTGATCGTAGGAGCAGGTCCCGGTGGAATCTTTGCGGCCTATGAACTGATGAATAATGATCCGGAGAAAAAGATTGCGGTTTTTGAAGCTGGTCATCCTCTGGAAAAAAGAAAATGTCCCATCGACGGAAAGAAAGTAAAATCCTGTATCCATTGCAAAACCTGTGCGATCATGAAGGGATTTGGCGGTGCAGGCGCTTTCTCCGACGGGAAATATAATATCACCAATCAGTTTGGCGGAACTCTGTACCAGCATATCGGCAAGGATACAGCCACAGAGCTGATGGAATATGTAGATAAACTGAACCTGATGCATGGCGGTGAGGGAACCAAACTTTATTCTACCACAAACAGCGAGATTCGTAAGCTCTGCCTTCAGAACGGCCTGCATCTTCTGGATGCATCAGTCCGCCATCTGGGAACAGATATCAACTATGTGGTACTTCAGAACCTCTATGAAAAAATGAAAGACCATGTGGACTTCTATTTTGACGCATCTGTTGACAAAGTAGAAAAAACTGAAGACGGTTATGCAGTTTTTGTAGGAGATGAGCGTTACGAGGGAACTTACTGTATCATCTCCGCAGGACGAAGCGGAAGTAAATGGATGGAGACGGTATGTACAGAGCTTAAGATCCCGACTCTTTCCAACCGTGTGGACATTGGAGTCCGTGTGGAGCTTCCGGCGGAGGTTTTCAGCCGTCTGACAGATGAGCTTTATGAGAGCAAGATCGTTTACAGAACTGAGAAGTTTGAGGATATGGTTCGTACCTTCTGCATGAACCCGCGAGGTGTTGTCGTGAATGAAAATACCAACGGTATTATCACAGTAAACGGTCACAGCTACGAAGATCCGGCAAAGCATACCAACAATACAAACTTTGCCCTTCTGGTATCCAAGCATTTCTCAGAGCCGTTCCATGACAGCAACGGATACGGTGAGAGCATTGCAAGACTTTCCAATATGCTTGGCGGTGGTGTTATGGTACAGCGGTTCGGAGATCTGATTCGCGGAAGACGAAGCACAAAAGCCCGTATTGAGGAAAGCTTCGTAACACCTACACTTTCTGCGACACCGGGAGATTTAAGCCTTGTTATGCCGAAACGTATCCTGGATGGCATCATCGAGATGATCTATGCCCTGGATAAGATCGCACCGGGAACCGCGGATGACGATACTTTGCTTTATGGCGTGGAGGTTAAATTCTACAACATGGAGGTTGAGATCGACGAAAATCTGGAAACTTGCCACAAGGGTCTCTTTGTTATCGGAGACTGCAGCGGCGTGACACACTCTCTTTCCCATGCATCTGCCAGCGGAATCTACGTAGCCAGATACCTGGAGCAGGAGTATTTTAACAGATAA
- a CDS encoding sirohydrochlorin cobaltochelatase has translation MKRKTMLALMLAVSMTCSMGAATTAMAAEDSATEENAEAADTTEASDADQEAADNVAALIDKIYVQERNDTTDEDCKAAKEAWDALTDAQKELVEGENADPDYFGRDTGDASKDDPRNQDEIGENELLVVSFGTSFNDSRAEDVKGIEDALAEAYPDWSVRRAFTAQIIINHVEARDNEVIDNMQQALDRAVENGVKNLVVQPTHLMHGAEYDEMTEAINGYKDKFESVAIAEPMLGEVGDDATVINDDKKAVAQAITDTACKEAGFDSMDAAAEAGTAFVFMGHGTSHTANITYDQMQTQMENLGLKNAFIGTVEGKPEDTACDKVIEKVKEAGYKNVVLRPLMVVAGDHANNDMAGDDEDSWKSQFVASGNFDKVDCQIEGLGRIEAVEKLYVEHTKAAIDSLGSTEESADSDAAADTEADSAEESAE, from the coding sequence ATGAAAAGAAAAACAATGTTAGCTCTGATGCTCGCAGTTTCCATGACATGCTCTATGGGTGCGGCTACAACAGCAATGGCAGCAGAGGATTCTGCTACAGAAGAGAACGCTGAGGCAGCTGATACCACAGAGGCTTCTGATGCAGATCAGGAAGCAGCAGATAATGTAGCAGCTCTGATCGACAAGATCTATGTACAGGAAAGAAACGACACAACAGATGAGGACTGCAAGGCAGCCAAAGAAGCATGGGATGCTCTGACAGATGCTCAGAAAGAGCTGGTAGAGGGTGAGAATGCAGATCCGGATTATTTCGGACGTGACACAGGAGATGCTTCCAAGGACGATCCGCGTAACCAGGATGAGATCGGTGAGAATGAACTTCTTGTTGTAAGCTTTGGTACTTCCTTCAATGACAGCCGTGCAGAGGATGTCAAGGGAATCGAGGATGCTCTTGCAGAAGCTTATCCGGACTGGTCTGTAAGAAGAGCATTTACAGCACAGATCATCATCAACCATGTAGAGGCAAGAGATAATGAAGTGATCGATAACATGCAGCAGGCTCTTGACCGTGCAGTAGAGAATGGTGTTAAGAATCTGGTTGTACAGCCTACCCATCTGATGCATGGTGCTGAGTACGATGAGATGACAGAAGCAATCAATGGCTATAAAGATAAATTCGAGTCTGTAGCTATCGCAGAGCCAATGCTCGGTGAGGTTGGAGACGATGCAACTGTGATCAATGATGACAAGAAAGCCGTTGCTCAGGCGATCACAGATACGGCTTGCAAAGAGGCCGGATTTGACAGCATGGATGCAGCAGCTGAGGCTGGCACAGCATTCGTATTCATGGGACATGGAACATCCCATACAGCTAATATTACATACGATCAGATGCAGACACAGATGGAAAATCTTGGATTGAAGAACGCATTCATCGGTACTGTAGAGGGTAAGCCGGAAGATACAGCCTGCGACAAGGTTATCGAGAAGGTAAAAGAAGCAGGATACAAGAACGTTGTTCTTCGTCCGCTGATGGTTGTTGCCGGAGACCATGCAAATAACGATATGGCCGGTGATGATGAGGATTCCTGGAAGAGCCAGTTTGTAGCATCCGGAAACTTCGATAAGGTTGACTGCCAGATCGAGGGTCTTGGAAGAATCGAAGCCGTTGAGAAGCTTTATGTAGAGCATACAAAGGCAGCCATCGATTCTCTGGGAAGCACTGAGGAGTCCGCAGATTCTGATGCAGCAGCAGATACAGAGGCTGATTCTGCTGAGGAGTCCGCAGAATAA
- a CDS encoding ABC transporter substrate-binding protein, producing MKKIISYIFLTLTLILGCAFAVQAAETEHKPADIPGLTFDHSMDLSYAKEFNVDYYNDGYALLTIDQEGQFLVVPEGKKAPEGLDPDIAVLQQPINNIYLVATSAMDLFRAIDGIDSIKLSGTKEDGWYIQEAKDAMEQKKMIYAGKYSAPDYELILNEGCDLAIESTMIHHNPEVQEKLEQFGIPVMVERSSYESHPLGRTEWMKLYAVLLGKEDVAEKVFKEQTDKLDKVLTADKTDKTVAFFYINSVGAVNIRKSGDYVSEMISLAGGNYVPEDTGVNDNALSTMNMQMEEFYAKAKDADYVIYNSTIDGELKTIDELLSKSKLLADFKAVKNGNVWCTGKNLFQETTGLGTMIEDIHTMLTTDDDSLDELTYMHKLK from the coding sequence ATGAAAAAAATAATTTCATACATATTTCTGACGCTGACCCTGATCCTGGGGTGTGCTTTTGCAGTGCAGGCAGCAGAGACAGAACATAAGCCTGCGGATATTCCAGGCCTTACCTTTGACCACAGTATGGATCTTTCCTACGCAAAGGAATTTAATGTGGATTACTACAACGATGGCTATGCGCTGCTCACCATTGATCAGGAAGGACAGTTTCTTGTAGTTCCCGAAGGAAAGAAAGCACCGGAGGGGCTGGATCCTGACATTGCGGTTCTGCAGCAGCCCATAAACAATATCTATCTGGTAGCAACCTCGGCCATGGATCTTTTCCGTGCTATCGACGGGATTGACAGCATCAAGCTTTCCGGAACCAAGGAAGACGGATGGTATATCCAGGAAGCAAAGGACGCCATGGAACAGAAAAAGATGATCTATGCCGGCAAGTACAGTGCTCCGGATTACGAGCTGATCCTGAACGAGGGCTGTGACCTTGCCATTGAATCCACCATGATCCATCACAATCCGGAGGTACAGGAGAAGCTGGAGCAGTTCGGGATCCCTGTAATGGTAGAGCGTTCCAGCTATGAGAGTCATCCTCTTGGAAGGACCGAGTGGATGAAGCTTTACGCAGTTCTTCTGGGAAAAGAAGATGTAGCAGAAAAGGTTTTCAAAGAGCAGACGGACAAGCTGGATAAGGTTCTCACCGCAGATAAAACAGACAAGACCGTGGCGTTCTTTTATATCAACTCTGTAGGTGCGGTAAATATAAGAAAAAGCGGCGACTATGTTTCGGAAATGATCTCCCTCGCAGGAGGAAATTATGTTCCGGAGGATACGGGAGTAAATGACAATGCTCTTTCTACCATGAATATGCAGATGGAAGAGTTTTATGCCAAGGCGAAGGATGCAGACTATGTCATCTACAACAGTACGATCGACGGGGAACTTAAGACCATTGATGAGCTTCTTTCCAAAAGTAAGCTTCTTGCAGATTTCAAGGCAGTGAAGAACGGAAATGTCTGGTGCACAGGCAAAAATCTTTTCCAGGAAACCACCGGACTTGGAACCATGATCGAGGATATCCACACCATGCTGACTACAGATGATGATTCTCTGGATGAGCTGACCTATATGCATAAACTGAAATAA
- a CDS encoding FecCD family ABC transporter permease has translation MNDRKRAVRYGISFVILAVLLIFLFIWNVNSGSIHLSVKEILNIIFRHQGDETSYNIVWEIRLPRILAVIILGGALSVSGFLLQTFFNNPIAGPFVLGISSGAKLIVALLMIFFLSRSVSIDSGAMILAAFAGSMISMGFVLLVAKKVHNMSMLVISGVMIGYICSAITDFVVTFADDSNIVNLHNWSLGSFSGMTWGNVQTMAVVVLLTMVIVFFMSKPISAYQLGETYAQNMGVNIKVFRILLILLSSILSACVTAFAGPISFVGIAVPHIAKSLLKTARPLLVIPACFLGGAVFCLFCDLIARTVFAPTELSISSVTAVFGAPVVIYIMIRRQQRI, from the coding sequence ATGAATGACAGAAAACGCGCAGTCCGATACGGGATCTCTTTTGTGATCCTTGCGGTACTTTTGATCTTTTTATTTATATGGAATGTAAATTCCGGAAGTATCCACCTCTCTGTGAAGGAGATCCTGAATATCATATTCCGGCATCAGGGAGATGAAACTTCTTATAATATCGTCTGGGAGATCCGTCTTCCCAGGATACTGGCAGTTATCATCCTTGGCGGAGCACTTTCTGTTTCCGGATTTTTGCTGCAGACCTTTTTTAACAATCCTATCGCGGGACCCTTTGTACTGGGAATCTCTTCCGGTGCCAAGCTGATCGTGGCACTTCTGATGATCTTTTTTTTAAGCAGATCGGTGTCCATCGATTCCGGTGCCATGATCCTGGCTGCTTTTGCGGGCTCAATGATCTCCATGGGCTTTGTGCTCCTTGTGGCAAAAAAAGTCCACAACATGTCCATGCTGGTCATCAGTGGTGTTATGATCGGCTATATCTGTTCGGCCATCACAGACTTTGTGGTGACCTTTGCAGATGATTCCAACATAGTCAATCTTCACAATTGGTCATTGGGTAGCTTTTCCGGTATGACCTGGGGAAATGTGCAGACTATGGCCGTTGTGGTACTTCTTACTATGGTGATCGTATTTTTTATGTCAAAACCGATCAGCGCCTATCAGCTGGGGGAGACTTACGCGCAGAATATGGGAGTTAATATCAAGGTTTTCAGGATACTTCTGATCCTGCTTTCCAGTATTCTTTCTGCCTGTGTGACTGCTTTTGCAGGGCCAATCTCCTTCGTGGGGATCGCTGTGCCTCACATTGCAAAAAGTCTCCTGAAGACTGCCAGACCGCTGCTTGTGATCCCGGCCTGTTTTCTGGGCGGTGCAGTGTTCTGCCTGTTCTGTGATCTGATCGCAAGAACTGTATTTGCACCGACGGAGCTGAGCATCAGTTCTGTGACGGCAGTTTTCGGAGCACCGGTAGTTATCTATATCATGATTCGCAGACAGCAGAGGATATAA
- a CDS encoding ABC transporter ATP-binding protein, with protein MKSYFFYTDQLTVGYDGKPLIKEINIQLNKGEILTLIGPNGAGKSTILKSITRQLSLISGTIYLEHEQMSRMTNREVSKKLAVVLTERMRPELMTCEDVVSTGRYPYTGTLGILSAEDKEKVKSAMEMVHAWDLKDRDFTAISDGQRQRILLARAICQEPEIIILDEPTSFLDIRHKLELLAILKKMVLEKQMTVIMSLHELDLAQKISDQVICVHGDHIEKYGAPEEIFTSDYIRKLYGITRGSYNAEFGCVEMEPPAGKPEVFVIGGNGSGIPVYRKLQRQGIPFVTGVLHTNDADYQVAKELAAKVITEKPFECISESAFEEALEFMGKCEKVYCPLKDFGIMNEKNRELLKKAKETGKLNRIR; from the coding sequence ATGAAATCATATTTTTTTTATACAGATCAGCTGACCGTAGGCTATGATGGAAAACCACTGATCAAAGAGATCAATATTCAGCTGAATAAAGGAGAGATCCTGACACTGATCGGTCCCAACGGTGCCGGAAAATCTACTATTTTGAAGAGTATCACAAGACAGCTTTCTCTGATCAGCGGAACGATATATCTGGAACATGAACAGATGAGCCGAATGACCAACAGGGAAGTGTCAAAAAAACTGGCTGTAGTACTTACCGAGCGCATGCGCCCGGAGCTTATGACCTGTGAGGATGTGGTATCCACCGGACGATATCCCTATACCGGAACTCTTGGGATACTTTCCGCAGAGGACAAGGAAAAAGTTAAAAGCGCTATGGAGATGGTTCACGCCTGGGATCTGAAGGACCGGGATTTTACAGCCATCAGTGACGGACAGAGACAGCGTATCCTTCTGGCACGCGCTATCTGCCAGGAACCGGAGATCATTATCCTGGATGAGCCGACCTCCTTCCTGGATATCCGGCATAAGCTGGAGCTTCTTGCCATTTTGAAGAAGATGGTACTGGAAAAACAGATGACGGTGATCATGTCCCTTCATGAGCTGGATCTTGCCCAGAAGATTTCTGACCAGGTGATCTGTGTTCATGGAGATCACATTGAGAAATATGGTGCACCGGAGGAAATCTTTACCTCAGATTATATTCGGAAGCTTTATGGCATCACCCGTGGGAGCTATAATGCAGAATTCGGCTGCGTGGAAATGGAACCTCCGGCCGGAAAACCGGAGGTATTTGTGATCGGAGGAAATGGAAGTGGGATTCCGGTATACCGGAAACTGCAGCGCCAGGGGATTCCTTTTGTGACCGGAGTTCTCCATACCAATGATGCAGATTATCAGGTGGCAAAAGAACTGGCTGCAAAAGTGATCACGGAGAAGCCTTTTGAATGCATTTCAGAGTCAGCCTTTGAAGAAGCGCTGGAGTTCATGGGAAAATGTGAAAAAGTGTACTGTCCGCTGAAGGATTTTGGTATCATGAATGAAAAAAATCGGGAATTGCTGAAAAAAGCAAAAGAAACCGGAAAATTAAACCGGATCAGATAA
- a CDS encoding DUF1002 domain-containing protein: MKKRNMIAALLCSACLVAGSVNPVFADASKVVTLGADLTDAQKQTMMKYFNVSSDQVQVMTITNEDEHKHLDNIAPQSQIGSRTLSCAYVKPTQSGGIKVRTANLNWVTGNMIATTLSTSGVKNCEVVAACPMEVSGTGALTGIQMAYEKASGEKLDETKTKLANQEIVTTGELADKVGKNEATTVVNQSKMDVIQNGVQNADEIQNIVINVAEQNNISVSQDDIDRIVSLLGQIAQQDYNYDDVKETLEQVDANTTGQASSSDDTLDGESSDDTVDVDEDSSDDIVNNVNDSILGDDVIQSSTEDPGLEKETGADSQDTSNETGIPDATDDGTYSNEENSDESSTDESTSDESSTDDSASDESSTDESASDENSTDDSASDESSTDESASDEAASDETGIPEATEDTESSESTDSSDQADSAENDTSVLSEEAKNNYDKFVLFVKGEYEGDAESLLAATEDTEAVATVILDEQTAKSVAETVEKDYYDILKDGTESYEADGTEKYQSTELNMMDQKLKKLFGIDSSQEDTDATDVTATILADVPQEGKQTLYKETMKYLAGLYGENTDASEESAAE; the protein is encoded by the coding sequence ATGAAAAAAAGAAACATGATCGCAGCTCTGCTCTGTAGTGCATGCCTTGTGGCAGGGAGTGTAAATCCCGTATTTGCAGATGCATCGAAGGTAGTAACACTTGGAGCAGATCTTACGGATGCTCAGAAGCAGACAATGATGAAATATTTTAATGTAAGTTCCGATCAGGTGCAGGTGATGACCATTACAAATGAGGATGAGCATAAACACCTGGATAATATCGCGCCACAGTCTCAGATCGGTTCCAGAACTTTGAGCTGTGCTTATGTGAAGCCTACACAGTCCGGCGGGATCAAGGTCCGCACAGCAAATCTGAACTGGGTGACAGGTAATATGATCGCAACCACACTTTCCACATCCGGTGTGAAGAATTGTGAAGTAGTTGCTGCCTGCCCGATGGAAGTATCCGGAACAGGTGCACTTACCGGTATTCAGATGGCATATGAGAAGGCCAGTGGAGAGAAGCTGGATGAGACCAAGACGAAGCTTGCCAACCAGGAGATCGTAACCACCGGTGAACTTGCAGATAAGGTTGGTAAAAATGAGGCGACAACAGTTGTAAACCAGTCCAAGATGGATGTGATCCAGAACGGAGTACAGAATGCAGATGAGATCCAGAATATTGTCATCAATGTGGCTGAGCAGAACAATATTTCCGTAAGCCAGGACGATATTGACAGGATCGTGTCTCTTCTGGGACAGATTGCACAGCAGGATTACAATTATGATGATGTGAAGGAAACACTGGAGCAGGTAGATGCCAATACCACAGGCCAGGCCTCTTCCTCTGATGATACACTGGATGGAGAGAGCAGTGATGACACCGTAGATGTGGATGAAGATTCTTCAGATGATATCGTCAACAATGTAAATGACAGCATTCTTGGGGACGATGTGATCCAGAGCTCCACAGAGGATCCGGGTCTTGAGAAAGAAACAGGAGCAGATTCTCAGGATACAAGCAATGAGACCGGAATTCCGGATGCTACCGACGACGGAACCTATAGCAATGAGGAAAACTCGGACGAGAGCAGCACAGACGAAAGTACCTCTGATGAGAGCAGTACAGATGATAGTGCATCGGACGAGAGCAGCACAGACGAAAGTGCTTCTGACGAGAACAGCACAGATGATAGTGCATCCGACGAGAGCAGTACAGACGAAAGTGCTTCTGACGAGGCTGCATCCGATGAGACAGGAATCCCGGAGGCAACAGAAGATACAGAATCTTCAGAAAGTACAGACAGCTCAGACCAGGCAGACAGTGCAGAAAACGATACTTCTGTGCTCAGCGAAGAAGCAAAGAACAATTATGACAAATTTGTCCTCTTTGTAAAAGGCGAGTATGAGGGCGATGCAGAATCCCTTCTTGCTGCAACGGAAGATACAGAGGCAGTGGCAACTGTAATACTGGATGAGCAGACAGCGAAGAGTGTGGCAGAAACTGTTGAGAAGGATTATTATGACATTCTGAAGGATGGTACAGAATCCTATGAGGCAGATGGTACAGAGAAATATCAGAGTACAGAGCTGAATATGATGGATCAGAAGCTGAAGAAGCTGTTCGGTATTGACAGTTCCCAGGAGGACACAGATGCCACAGACGTGACAGCTACTATTCTTGCAGATGTTCCCCAGGAAGGTAAGCAGACACTTTATAAAGAAACCATGAAATATCTGGCAGGTCTTTACGGCGAGAACACGGACGCTTCCGAGGAATCCGCAGCAGAATAA